From a single Brassica napus cultivar Da-Ae chromosome C9, Da-Ae, whole genome shotgun sequence genomic region:
- the LOC106397965 gene encoding uncharacterized protein LOC106397965, which produces MSCLALALQPSNGSDILLQTREWFPPARALIALSFFRQTRQAFSPTKHPHPNPKQKQPPSSSSSSTSAADPDDATAAEFVGDDPLAASNGQVIVGVESKYRVVYRLVNSIYILGVTVADHDDNSINVFECIHIVNQAVSVIVTACRGVDVTPVKLGRKYAEVYMALDIVLRGVSNIRLAAMLGSMHGDGIAKMVHSALDTENKIRGGDSWASVESHAAEHLASVQAFSNARFELPLETVAAGDEMAASLAPVVQESEELKEEMEEPESLDPFAASETVNKEKELVGGFKKTMDPSSKDLTLALAGLEVTTLPPAEATQSTHINVEGFEGEYGGIEFSNEQATIGETFESLSDAWGGGLDPSEFMGPKKIHKKEGLAGLELLHTSDPKAVEGKDGGNVDNLVKKPEMKGPEMYISEEIRTEFRESLLARVGLMGVFYLKTMPPKGSGEEKETEFSFRVEGTSPVKRFAMQSSRVSSLGNGLFHVRTAPSEEPIPILKYSLQPKLTPLPLRVRMVKRVSGTLLSLMIQYVSSPELPQPLKNVDFVLKLPVDPTLLKVSPKAILNRTDRELKWQVPEIPLTGSPGRLRARMPLDSENSEEEPEIICYVKFSVQGSSSLSGITLRAAAEGNTDFYEVDHRFETGVYMCN; this is translated from the coding sequence cctccttcctcttcctcttcctccaccTCCGCCGCAGACCCCGACGATGCCACCGCGGCGGAATTCGTAGGCGACGATCCCCTCGCCGCTTCAAACGGACAAGTGATCGTCGGCGTCGAGAGCAAGTACCGCGTCGTGTACCGACTAGTGAACTCCATCTACATCCTCGGCGTCACCGTCGCGGATCACGACGACAACTCCATCAACGTGTTCGAGTGCATCCACATCGTGAACCAGGCCGTTAGCGTCATCGTAACCGCCTGCCGCGGAGTCGACGTGACTCCGGTGAAGCTCGGGCGGAAGTACGCGGAGGTTTACATGGCGCTCGACATCGTCTTGCGCGGCGTCAGCAACATCCGTTTGGCCGCGATGCTTGGGTCAATGCACGGCGACGGGATCGCGAAGATGGTGCATTCGGCTTTGGACACGGAGAATAAGATCAGAGGAGGGGATAGCTGGGCCTCTGTGGAGTCTCACGCCGCGGAGCATTTGGCTTCTGTGCAGGCCTTCTCCAATGCGAGATTCGAGTTGCCGTTAGAGACTGTTGCTGCTGGGGACGAGATGGCTGCGAGTTTGGCCCCTGTGGTGCAAGAATCTGAGGAGTTGAAGGAAGAGATGGAGGAGCCTGAGAGTTTGGATCCTTTCGCGGCGAGTGAGACTGTTAATAAGGAGAAAGAACTCGTTGGCGGCTTCAAGAAGACTATGGATCCTTCCTCTAAGGACTTGACCTTGGCTTTGGCGGGACTCGAGGTGACTACGTTGCCTCCAGCTGAAGCAACGCAGTCTACTCACATCAATGTGGAAGGATTCGAAGGGGAGTACGGTGGGATTGAGTTCAGCAACGAGCAGGCTACGATTGGTGAAACTTTTGAATCGCTTAGTGATGCTTGGGGAGGTGGGTTGGATCCTTCTGAGTTTATGGGACCGAAGAAGATTCATAAGAAGGAAGGACTCGCCGGGCTTGAGCTTTTGCACACAAGTGATCCCAAGGCAGTGGAGGGTAAAGATGGAGGTAATGTCGATAATCTTGTTAAGAAGCCTGAGATGAAAGGTCCTGAAATGTATATCTCTGAGGAAATTAGAACGGAGTTTAGGGAATCATTGCTTGCTAGAGTGGGACTAATGGGTGTGTTCTATCTGAAAACAATGCCACCTAAAGGCTCTGGTGAAGAGAAAGAAACCGAGTTCTCATTCCGTGTTGAAGGTACTAGTCCGGTTAAGAGATTCGCTATGCAGAGTTCTCGGGTTAGTAGCTTAGGGAACGGTTTGTTTCACGTGAGAACTGCTCCATCAGAAGAACCAATCCCTATCTTGAAGTATAGTTTGCAACCTAAGCTAACCCCGTTGCCTCTTAGAGTCCGAATGGTGAAACGAGTCAGTGGGACTTTACTTTCACTCATGATACAATACGTCTCAAGCCCGGAACTACCTCAGCCTCTGAAAAACGTCGATTTTGTTCTGAAACTCCCTGTTGATCCCACATTGCTTAAGGTTTCTCCTAAAGCTATACTAAACAGAACCGATCGAGAACTGAAATGGCAAGTCCCTGAGATTCCTCTCACTGGAAGTCCCGGGAGATTAAGAGCAAGGATGCCTCTCGATTCAGAGAACAGCGAGGAAGAACCAGAGATCATCTGCTACGTGAAATTCTCGGTTCAGGGAAGTAGCTCTTTGTCTGGTATCACTCTGCGTGCAGCTGCTGAGGGGAATACGGATTTCTATGAGGTAGATCACAGGTTCGAAACTGGAGTTTATATGTGCAATTGA